One Anas platyrhynchos isolate ZD024472 breed Pekin duck chromosome 2, IASCAAS_PekinDuck_T2T, whole genome shotgun sequence DNA segment encodes these proteins:
- the TCAIM gene encoding T-cell activation inhibitor, mitochondrial isoform X2: MFCCLRVVRRLCLEKILLQCIIQSRTLSGADAINALRPFYFAVHPDFFGQHPKEREVNENSLKRLNGYLENLQKPGFRSFKPTQLTFYVREREPNSSNVQESFSTSGFRAVSFTLHTRDLLSTVLDILNSCSLSTEHVQSLNVNSQPHKEAKSTLNRPIKWDKTYYSFTGFKDPEEDLEQAQRVETTLTSWLDDNEASAVKKLKKSLPLRKELERLKFELSHQLQLSDIRWQRSWGIAHRCSQLHSLGRLVQQRPEVVKNVKGRTVVFTDRSGMSAAGHIMLGTMDVHHHWTKIFERLPNYYKLQKRLLFLEDRISQLLGGIQVIYIEELQPLLTLEEYYETLDSFCNKLLDSRLRFHPHSLRGLQMILESDRYTPSLHEFGHFTIPTVCDPATLQWFIVAKAQEARENLKRKEEMMITEKELIGTSTEKFSLDRLYKEPSVSSAQMIDCCKRLLEESLPYLQGMHLCISHFYSVLQDGDLCIPWNWKS, from the exons atgttttgctgtttgAGAGTCGTGAGAAG gTTATGTCTGGAGAAGATATTGCTACAATGCATTATTCAGTCAAGAACGTTGTCAGGAGCTGATGCCATCAATGCTCTCAGACCTTTCTATTTTGCTGTGCATCCAGATTTCTTTGGCCAGCATCCCAAAGAAAGG gaagTAAATGAAAACTCTCTGAAGAGGTTAAATGGCTACTTGGAGAATCTGCAGAAACCAGGATTTCGCTCTTTTAAACCAACTCAGCTTACTTTTTATGTAAGAGAAAGAGAACCAAACTCTTCTAATGTTCAAGAATCCTTCAGTACTTCAG GGTTTCGAGCCGTCAGTTTTACACTACATACTAGAGATCTCCTGAGCACAGTATTAGATATTCTCAACTCCTGCAGTTTGTCTACGGAGCATGTTCAGAGTTTGAATGTGAACTCTCAGCCCCACAAGGAAGCAAAAAGCACACTGAACAGACCAATCAAATGGGATAAAACTTACTATTCATTTACTGGATTCAAGGATCCTGAGGAAGACCTAGAACAAGCCCAAAGAGTGGAAACTACTTTAAC atcatgGCTAGATGATAATGAAGCAAGTGCAGTTAAAAAGCTAAAGAAGAGTTTGCCACTTAGAAAAGAACTTGAACGTTTAAAATTTGAACTTTCTCATCAACTCCAGCTCTCGGATATCAG GTGGCAAAGAAGCTGGGGTATTGCTCATCGCTGTAGCCAACTGCACAGTCTAGGTCGCTTAGTCCAGCAGAGACCTGAAGTAGTAAAGAATGTTAAAG GGCGCACAGTGGTGTTCACAGACCGTTCAGGTATGAGTGCAGCAGGCCACATAATGCTGGGGACCATGGATGTTCACCATCACTGGACCAAA ATTTTTGAAAGACTGCCAAATTATTACAAACTTCAGAAAAGGCTGCTGTTTTTGGAAGATCGGATAAGCCAACTTCTGGGAGGCATACAAGTTATATACATAGAAGAGCTGCAACCGCTGTTGACTCTAGAAGAGTACTACGAGACGCTGGACTCTTTCTGTAATAAATTACTTGACAGTAGGCTACGTTTTCATCCTCACAGTCTGCGAGGCTTGCAAATGATTCTAGAAAG TGATAGATATACACCAAGCTTACATGAATTTGGACATTTTACTATCCCAACAGTCTGTGATCCAGCAACCCTTCAATGGTTTATTGTTGCCAAAGCACAGGAAGCGAGAGAGAAcctaaaaagaaaggaaga GATGATGATTACAGAAAAAGAGCTCATTGGTACTTCCACTGAGAAGTTTTCTTTGGATCGGCTGTATAAGGAGCCCAGTGTTTCCAGTGCACAGATGATAGATTGCTGTAAGCGGCTGCTGGAAGAATCGTTACCGTACCTACAAGGCATGCACCTTTGCATTTCACACTTCTACTCCGTGCTGCAGGATGGAGACCTGTGTATACCTTGGAACTGGAAAAGCTGA
- the TCAIM gene encoding T-cell activation inhibitor, mitochondrial isoform X3 — translation MPQSSVFHFRLCLEKILLQCIIQSRTLSGADAINALRPFYFAVHPDFFGQHPKEREVNENSLKRLNGYLENLQKPGFRSFKPTQLTFYVREREPNSSNVQESFSTSGFRAVSFTLHTRDLLSTVLDILNSCSLSTEHVQSLNVNSQPHKEAKSTLNRPIKWDKTYYSFTGFKDPEEDLEQAQRVETTLTSWLDDNEASAVKKLKKSLPLRKELERLKFELSHQLQLSDIRWQRSWGIAHRCSQLHSLGRLVQQRPEVVKNVKGRTVVFTDRSGMSAAGHIMLGTMDVHHHWTKIFERLPNYYKLQKRLLFLEDRISQLLGGIQVIYIEELQPLLTLEEYYETLDSFCNKLLDSRLRFHPHSLRGLQMILESDRYTPSLHEFGHFTIPTVCDPATLQWFIVAKAQEARENLKRKEEMMITEKELIGTSTEKFSLDRLYKEPSVSSAQMIDCCKRLLEESLPYLQGMHLCISHFYSVLQDGDLCIPWNWKS, via the exons ATGCCTCAGAGTTCTGTCTTTCATTTTCG gTTATGTCTGGAGAAGATATTGCTACAATGCATTATTCAGTCAAGAACGTTGTCAGGAGCTGATGCCATCAATGCTCTCAGACCTTTCTATTTTGCTGTGCATCCAGATTTCTTTGGCCAGCATCCCAAAGAAAGG gaagTAAATGAAAACTCTCTGAAGAGGTTAAATGGCTACTTGGAGAATCTGCAGAAACCAGGATTTCGCTCTTTTAAACCAACTCAGCTTACTTTTTATGTAAGAGAAAGAGAACCAAACTCTTCTAATGTTCAAGAATCCTTCAGTACTTCAG GGTTTCGAGCCGTCAGTTTTACACTACATACTAGAGATCTCCTGAGCACAGTATTAGATATTCTCAACTCCTGCAGTTTGTCTACGGAGCATGTTCAGAGTTTGAATGTGAACTCTCAGCCCCACAAGGAAGCAAAAAGCACACTGAACAGACCAATCAAATGGGATAAAACTTACTATTCATTTACTGGATTCAAGGATCCTGAGGAAGACCTAGAACAAGCCCAAAGAGTGGAAACTACTTTAAC atcatgGCTAGATGATAATGAAGCAAGTGCAGTTAAAAAGCTAAAGAAGAGTTTGCCACTTAGAAAAGAACTTGAACGTTTAAAATTTGAACTTTCTCATCAACTCCAGCTCTCGGATATCAG GTGGCAAAGAAGCTGGGGTATTGCTCATCGCTGTAGCCAACTGCACAGTCTAGGTCGCTTAGTCCAGCAGAGACCTGAAGTAGTAAAGAATGTTAAAG GGCGCACAGTGGTGTTCACAGACCGTTCAGGTATGAGTGCAGCAGGCCACATAATGCTGGGGACCATGGATGTTCACCATCACTGGACCAAA ATTTTTGAAAGACTGCCAAATTATTACAAACTTCAGAAAAGGCTGCTGTTTTTGGAAGATCGGATAAGCCAACTTCTGGGAGGCATACAAGTTATATACATAGAAGAGCTGCAACCGCTGTTGACTCTAGAAGAGTACTACGAGACGCTGGACTCTTTCTGTAATAAATTACTTGACAGTAGGCTACGTTTTCATCCTCACAGTCTGCGAGGCTTGCAAATGATTCTAGAAAG TGATAGATATACACCAAGCTTACATGAATTTGGACATTTTACTATCCCAACAGTCTGTGATCCAGCAACCCTTCAATGGTTTATTGTTGCCAAAGCACAGGAAGCGAGAGAGAAcctaaaaagaaaggaaga GATGATGATTACAGAAAAAGAGCTCATTGGTACTTCCACTGAGAAGTTTTCTTTGGATCGGCTGTATAAGGAGCCCAGTGTTTCCAGTGCACAGATGATAGATTGCTGTAAGCGGCTGCTGGAAGAATCGTTACCGTACCTACAAGGCATGCACCTTTGCATTTCACACTTCTACTCCGTGCTGCAGGATGGAGACCTGTGTATACCTTGGAACTGGAAAAGCTGA
- the TCAIM gene encoding T-cell activation inhibitor, mitochondrial isoform X4: MWDTVYKQGETRTKPFTSFFPAARPRRMWVSYVAVNQKLPSDRLCLEKILLQCIIQSRTLSGADAINALRPFYFAVHPDFFGQHPKEREVNENSLKRLNGYLENLQKPGFRSFKPTQLTFYVREREPNSSNVQESFSTSGFRAVSFTLHTRDLLSTVLDILNSCSLSTEHVQSLNVNSQPHKEAKSTLNRPIKWDKTYYSFTGFKDPEEDLEQAQRVETTLTSWLDDNEASAVKKLKKSLPLRKELERLKFELSHQLQLSDIRWQRSWGIAHRCSQLHSLGRLVQQRPEVVKNVKGRTVVFTDRSGMSAAGHIMLGTMDVHHHWTKIFERLPNYYKLQKRLLFLEDRISQLLGGIQVIYIEELQPLLTLEEYYETLDSFCNKLLDSRLRFHPHSLRGLQMILERMMITEKELIGTSTEKFSLDRLYKEPSVSSAQMIDCCKRLLEESLPYLQGMHLCISHFYSVLQDGDLCIPWNWKS; this comes from the exons ATGTGGGATACAGTGTACAAACAAGGTGAAACAAGAACCAAACCCTTTACTTCTTTCTTCCCAGCAGCCAGGCCTAGAAGGATGTGGGTTTCTTATGTGGCTGTTAATCAAAAGCTGCCATCAGATAG gTTATGTCTGGAGAAGATATTGCTACAATGCATTATTCAGTCAAGAACGTTGTCAGGAGCTGATGCCATCAATGCTCTCAGACCTTTCTATTTTGCTGTGCATCCAGATTTCTTTGGCCAGCATCCCAAAGAAAGG gaagTAAATGAAAACTCTCTGAAGAGGTTAAATGGCTACTTGGAGAATCTGCAGAAACCAGGATTTCGCTCTTTTAAACCAACTCAGCTTACTTTTTATGTAAGAGAAAGAGAACCAAACTCTTCTAATGTTCAAGAATCCTTCAGTACTTCAG GGTTTCGAGCCGTCAGTTTTACACTACATACTAGAGATCTCCTGAGCACAGTATTAGATATTCTCAACTCCTGCAGTTTGTCTACGGAGCATGTTCAGAGTTTGAATGTGAACTCTCAGCCCCACAAGGAAGCAAAAAGCACACTGAACAGACCAATCAAATGGGATAAAACTTACTATTCATTTACTGGATTCAAGGATCCTGAGGAAGACCTAGAACAAGCCCAAAGAGTGGAAACTACTTTAAC atcatgGCTAGATGATAATGAAGCAAGTGCAGTTAAAAAGCTAAAGAAGAGTTTGCCACTTAGAAAAGAACTTGAACGTTTAAAATTTGAACTTTCTCATCAACTCCAGCTCTCGGATATCAG GTGGCAAAGAAGCTGGGGTATTGCTCATCGCTGTAGCCAACTGCACAGTCTAGGTCGCTTAGTCCAGCAGAGACCTGAAGTAGTAAAGAATGTTAAAG GGCGCACAGTGGTGTTCACAGACCGTTCAGGTATGAGTGCAGCAGGCCACATAATGCTGGGGACCATGGATGTTCACCATCACTGGACCAAA ATTTTTGAAAGACTGCCAAATTATTACAAACTTCAGAAAAGGCTGCTGTTTTTGGAAGATCGGATAAGCCAACTTCTGGGAGGCATACAAGTTATATACATAGAAGAGCTGCAACCGCTGTTGACTCTAGAAGAGTACTACGAGACGCTGGACTCTTTCTGTAATAAATTACTTGACAGTAGGCTACGTTTTCATCCTCACAGTCTGCGAGGCTTGCAAATGATTCTAGAAAG GATGATGATTACAGAAAAAGAGCTCATTGGTACTTCCACTGAGAAGTTTTCTTTGGATCGGCTGTATAAGGAGCCCAGTGTTTCCAGTGCACAGATGATAGATTGCTGTAAGCGGCTGCTGGAAGAATCGTTACCGTACCTACAAGGCATGCACCTTTGCATTTCACACTTCTACTCCGTGCTGCAGGATGGAGACCTGTGTATACCTTGGAACTGGAAAAGCTGA
- the TCAIM gene encoding T-cell activation inhibitor, mitochondrial isoform X5 gives MWDTVYKQGETRTKPFTSFFPAARPRRMWVSYVAVNQKLPSDRLCLEKILLQCIIQSRTLSGADAINALRPFYFAVHPDFFGQHPKEREVNENSLKRLNGYLENLQKPGFRSFKPTQLTFYVREREPNSSNVQESFSTSGFRAVSFTLHTRDLLSTVLDILNSCSLSTEHVQSLNVNSQPHKEAKSTLNRPIKWDKTYYSFTGFKDPEEDLEQAQRVETTLTSWLDDNEASAVKKLKKSLPLRKELERLKFELSHQLQLSDIRWQRSWGIAHRCSQLHSLGRLVQQRPEVVKNVKGRTVVFTDRSGMSAAGHIMLGTMDVHHHWTKIFERLPNYYKLQKRLLFLEDRISQLLGGIQVIYIEELQPLLTLEEYYETLDSFCNKLLDSRLRFHPHSLRGLQMILESL, from the exons ATGTGGGATACAGTGTACAAACAAGGTGAAACAAGAACCAAACCCTTTACTTCTTTCTTCCCAGCAGCCAGGCCTAGAAGGATGTGGGTTTCTTATGTGGCTGTTAATCAAAAGCTGCCATCAGATAG gTTATGTCTGGAGAAGATATTGCTACAATGCATTATTCAGTCAAGAACGTTGTCAGGAGCTGATGCCATCAATGCTCTCAGACCTTTCTATTTTGCTGTGCATCCAGATTTCTTTGGCCAGCATCCCAAAGAAAGG gaagTAAATGAAAACTCTCTGAAGAGGTTAAATGGCTACTTGGAGAATCTGCAGAAACCAGGATTTCGCTCTTTTAAACCAACTCAGCTTACTTTTTATGTAAGAGAAAGAGAACCAAACTCTTCTAATGTTCAAGAATCCTTCAGTACTTCAG GGTTTCGAGCCGTCAGTTTTACACTACATACTAGAGATCTCCTGAGCACAGTATTAGATATTCTCAACTCCTGCAGTTTGTCTACGGAGCATGTTCAGAGTTTGAATGTGAACTCTCAGCCCCACAAGGAAGCAAAAAGCACACTGAACAGACCAATCAAATGGGATAAAACTTACTATTCATTTACTGGATTCAAGGATCCTGAGGAAGACCTAGAACAAGCCCAAAGAGTGGAAACTACTTTAAC atcatgGCTAGATGATAATGAAGCAAGTGCAGTTAAAAAGCTAAAGAAGAGTTTGCCACTTAGAAAAGAACTTGAACGTTTAAAATTTGAACTTTCTCATCAACTCCAGCTCTCGGATATCAG GTGGCAAAGAAGCTGGGGTATTGCTCATCGCTGTAGCCAACTGCACAGTCTAGGTCGCTTAGTCCAGCAGAGACCTGAAGTAGTAAAGAATGTTAAAG GGCGCACAGTGGTGTTCACAGACCGTTCAGGTATGAGTGCAGCAGGCCACATAATGCTGGGGACCATGGATGTTCACCATCACTGGACCAAA ATTTTTGAAAGACTGCCAAATTATTACAAACTTCAGAAAAGGCTGCTGTTTTTGGAAGATCGGATAAGCCAACTTCTGGGAGGCATACAAGTTATATACATAGAAGAGCTGCAACCGCTGTTGACTCTAGAAGAGTACTACGAGACGCTGGACTCTTTCTGTAATAAATTACTTGACAGTAGGCTACGTTTTCATCCTCACAGTCTGCGAGGCTTGCAAATGATTCTAGAAAG TCTGTGA
- the TCAIM gene encoding T-cell activation inhibitor, mitochondrial isoform X1 yields the protein MWVSYVAVNQKLPSDRLCLEKILLQCIIQSRTLSGADAINALRPFYFAVHPDFFGQHPKEREVNENSLKRLNGYLENLQKPGFRSFKPTQLTFYVREREPNSSNVQESFSTSGFRAVSFTLHTRDLLSTVLDILNSCSLSTEHVQSLNVNSQPHKEAKSTLNRPIKWDKTYYSFTGFKDPEEDLEQAQRVETTLTSWLDDNEASAVKKLKKSLPLRKELERLKFELSHQLQLSDIRWQRSWGIAHRCSQLHSLGRLVQQRPEVVKNVKGRTVVFTDRSGMSAAGHIMLGTMDVHHHWTKIFERLPNYYKLQKRLLFLEDRISQLLGGIQVIYIEELQPLLTLEEYYETLDSFCNKLLDSRLRFHPHSLRGLQMILESDRYTPSLHEFGHFTIPTVCDPATLQWFIVAKAQEARENLKRKEEMMITEKELIGTSTEKFSLDRLYKEPSVSSAQMIDCCKRLLEESLPYLQGMHLCISHFYSVLQDGDLCIPWNWKS from the exons ATGTGGGTTTCTTATGTGGCTGTTAATCAAAAGCTGCCATCAGATAG gTTATGTCTGGAGAAGATATTGCTACAATGCATTATTCAGTCAAGAACGTTGTCAGGAGCTGATGCCATCAATGCTCTCAGACCTTTCTATTTTGCTGTGCATCCAGATTTCTTTGGCCAGCATCCCAAAGAAAGG gaagTAAATGAAAACTCTCTGAAGAGGTTAAATGGCTACTTGGAGAATCTGCAGAAACCAGGATTTCGCTCTTTTAAACCAACTCAGCTTACTTTTTATGTAAGAGAAAGAGAACCAAACTCTTCTAATGTTCAAGAATCCTTCAGTACTTCAG GGTTTCGAGCCGTCAGTTTTACACTACATACTAGAGATCTCCTGAGCACAGTATTAGATATTCTCAACTCCTGCAGTTTGTCTACGGAGCATGTTCAGAGTTTGAATGTGAACTCTCAGCCCCACAAGGAAGCAAAAAGCACACTGAACAGACCAATCAAATGGGATAAAACTTACTATTCATTTACTGGATTCAAGGATCCTGAGGAAGACCTAGAACAAGCCCAAAGAGTGGAAACTACTTTAAC atcatgGCTAGATGATAATGAAGCAAGTGCAGTTAAAAAGCTAAAGAAGAGTTTGCCACTTAGAAAAGAACTTGAACGTTTAAAATTTGAACTTTCTCATCAACTCCAGCTCTCGGATATCAG GTGGCAAAGAAGCTGGGGTATTGCTCATCGCTGTAGCCAACTGCACAGTCTAGGTCGCTTAGTCCAGCAGAGACCTGAAGTAGTAAAGAATGTTAAAG GGCGCACAGTGGTGTTCACAGACCGTTCAGGTATGAGTGCAGCAGGCCACATAATGCTGGGGACCATGGATGTTCACCATCACTGGACCAAA ATTTTTGAAAGACTGCCAAATTATTACAAACTTCAGAAAAGGCTGCTGTTTTTGGAAGATCGGATAAGCCAACTTCTGGGAGGCATACAAGTTATATACATAGAAGAGCTGCAACCGCTGTTGACTCTAGAAGAGTACTACGAGACGCTGGACTCTTTCTGTAATAAATTACTTGACAGTAGGCTACGTTTTCATCCTCACAGTCTGCGAGGCTTGCAAATGATTCTAGAAAG TGATAGATATACACCAAGCTTACATGAATTTGGACATTTTACTATCCCAACAGTCTGTGATCCAGCAACCCTTCAATGGTTTATTGTTGCCAAAGCACAGGAAGCGAGAGAGAAcctaaaaagaaaggaaga GATGATGATTACAGAAAAAGAGCTCATTGGTACTTCCACTGAGAAGTTTTCTTTGGATCGGCTGTATAAGGAGCCCAGTGTTTCCAGTGCACAGATGATAGATTGCTGTAAGCGGCTGCTGGAAGAATCGTTACCGTACCTACAAGGCATGCACCTTTGCATTTCACACTTCTACTCCGTGCTGCAGGATGGAGACCTGTGTATACCTTGGAACTGGAAAAGCTGA